A genomic stretch from Empedobacter stercoris includes:
- a CDS encoding acyl carrier protein phosphodiesterase has product MNFVAHQFLSFGNQSLQIGNLLGEIVKGNQFMNYETEIQKGILLHRSIDSFTDSHEIVKRSSSYFHNTQHKFSPIIIDVIYDYFLIKHWNDFSEFPFENFKTNCYQLFEDKYPSFPKKLQEIIFYLLKYDWFENYSTIEGVQKTLKGVGSRTKFKNNLHHIIPEFELNYSKLENDFQHFFPQLQSHCKNFVCTGL; this is encoded by the coding sequence ATGAACTTTGTCGCACACCAATTTTTATCGTTCGGAAATCAATCGCTCCAAATCGGAAATTTACTTGGAGAAATCGTTAAAGGAAATCAATTCATGAATTATGAAACTGAGATTCAGAAAGGAATTTTACTTCATCGATCGATTGATTCATTTACCGATTCGCACGAAATTGTGAAACGAAGCTCGAGTTATTTTCACAACACACAACATAAATTTTCACCGATTATTATTGATGTGATTTACGATTATTTTTTGATTAAACATTGGAATGATTTCTCAGAATTTCCGTTCGAAAATTTTAAAACAAATTGTTATCAACTTTTTGAAGATAAATATCCTTCATTCCCAAAAAAATTACAAGAAATCATTTTTTACCTTTTAAAATATGATTGGTTCGAAAACTATTCAACAATAGAAGGTGTTCAAAAAACTTTGAAAGGAGTTGGAAGTCGAACTAAATTCAAAAATAATTTACATCATATCATTCCTGAATTTGAACTAAATTATTCAAAATTAGAAAACGATTTTCAGCACTTTTTTCCTCAATTGCAATCGCATTGCAAAAACTTTGTATGTACAGGTTTGTAA